Proteins co-encoded in one Carassius gibelio isolate Cgi1373 ecotype wild population from Czech Republic chromosome A15, carGib1.2-hapl.c, whole genome shotgun sequence genomic window:
- the LOC128029158 gene encoding phosphatidylinositol transfer protein alpha isoform → MLIKEFRIVLPISVEEYQVGQLYSVAEASKNETGGGEGVEVLKNEPYEKEDGEKGQYTHKIYHLQSKVPTFVRLLAPSSALSIHEKAWNAYPYCRTVLTNEYMKDNFLIMIETWHKPDLGDQDNVHKLDPEQWKKVEVVHIDIADRSQVDTKDYKPDEDPATFKSQKTSRGPLGPDWKKELPQKTDCPHMCAYKLVTVKFKWFGLQNKVENFIHKQEKRLFTNFHRQLFCWLDRWIDLTMEDIRRMEEETQKELDNMRVKDPVKGMSAADE, encoded by the exons ATGTTGATAAAGGAATT TCGAATCGTCTTGCCCATTTCTGTTGAAGAG TACCAGGTGGGCCAGCTGTACTCCGTAGCGGAGGCCAGTAAGAATGAGACGGGCGGTGGAGAAGGGGTGGAGGTCCTGAAAAACGAGCCCTACGAGAAGGAAGATGGAGAGAAAGGACAGTACACACACAAGATCTACCACTTGCAGAG TAAAGTGCCAACTTTTGTACGGTTACTGGCCCCTTCATCTGCTCTGAGTATCCATGAGAAGGCCTGGAATGCTTATCCTTACTGTCGGACAG TTCTTACG AATGAGTACATGAAGGACAATTTTCTAATCATGATTGAGACGTGGCACAAGCCTGACCTCGGTGATCAGGACAAT GTCCATAAGCTTGACCCCGAACAGTGGAAGAAGGTTGAGGTGGTGCACATCGACATTGCTGACAGGTCTCAGGTGGACACTAAG GACTACAAACCAGATGAGGATCCAGCCACATTTAAATCACAGAAGACTAGTAGAGGGCCATTAGGACCTGACTGGAAG AAAGAACTTCCTCAGAAGACCGACTGTCCTCATATGTGTGCCTATAAACTAGTCACAGTCAAGTTCAAGTGGTTTGGCCTGCAGAATAAAGTGGAGAATTTCATTCACAAG CAAGAGAAGCGCCTGTTCACCAACTTCCACAGGCAGCTCTTCTGCTGGTTAGACCGATGGATCGATCTGACCATGGAGGACATCCGCCGCATGGAGGAAGAGACACAGAAAGAACTTGATAAT ATGAGAGTGAAGGATCCAGTGAAAGGGATGTCTGCCGCAGACGAATGA